One Fontisphaera persica DNA window includes the following coding sequences:
- a CDS encoding 50S ribosomal protein L25 encodes MKTVALTAYPRTLARRGGAKKLRDAGRVPAVIYGRQAPPQNLEVQGKQIKDLLHHAVSENLLLDLLVEGDPRPKRLALLREVQHHPLTGQVLHVDFHEVSETEKVTVMVPIETTGEAKGVKEGGVLEHVLFKVKVRALPKDLPEQIIIDVSHLGIGQAVHLGEIQPPPGVEILGDKHISVVAVAAPLTEEQEAAAAAEEAVAAGEVEMIKEKKEEGGEGAPAEKEKGEKAGAKPAAGDKAAAKPGAEKAAEKAPAAEKKK; translated from the coding sequence ATGAAAACGGTAGCATTAACGGCTTATCCGCGCACGCTCGCTCGGCGTGGCGGCGCAAAAAAACTTCGGGATGCCGGCCGCGTGCCGGCCGTCATTTACGGGCGGCAGGCCCCGCCCCAAAACCTGGAAGTCCAGGGCAAGCAAATCAAGGATTTGCTCCACCACGCGGTCTCTGAAAACCTGCTGCTGGATTTGCTGGTGGAAGGCGACCCCCGCCCCAAACGCCTGGCTTTGCTGCGCGAGGTGCAGCATCACCCCCTCACCGGCCAGGTGCTCCATGTGGATTTTCACGAAGTCAGCGAAACCGAAAAGGTCACCGTGATGGTGCCCATCGAAACCACAGGCGAGGCCAAGGGCGTCAAGGAAGGCGGCGTGCTCGAGCACGTGCTCTTCAAGGTCAAAGTGCGCGCCCTGCCCAAGGATTTGCCCGAGCAAATCATCATTGATGTCAGCCATCTGGGCATCGGCCAGGCCGTCCATCTGGGCGAAATCCAACCCCCGCCCGGCGTCGAAATCCTGGGCGACAAACACATTTCCGTCGTCGCCGTCGCCGCGCCGCTCACGGAGGAACAGGAAGCGGCCGCCGCCGCCGAGGAAGCCGTGGCTGCGGGCGAGGTCGAGATGATCAAGGAAAAGAAAGAAGAAGGTGGCGAAGGCGCCCCAGCCGAGAAGGAAAAAGGCGAAAAAGCGGGGGCCAAACCGGCCGCTGGCGACAAGGCTGCTGCCAAACCCGGCGCCGAGAAGGCGGCCGAGAAGGCGCCAGCCGCCGAGAAAAAGAAATAA
- the pth gene encoding aminoacyl-tRNA hydrolase produces the protein MDAPFLVAGLGNPGAEYAQTRHNIGFQVVECLARRWGCGWEESRRLRARMARAVFAGQRGWLCEPLTYMNLSGEAVGAALDYYQVPLTRLLVIVDDADLPLGVLRLRPEGSAGGHHGLESIQSRLGSTAFARLRVGIGRQAGQPRELASHVLSRFAADEKVVADKAVERAASQVECWLAHGVQSAMNQFNGPVERPSSQENAE, from the coding sequence ATGGACGCGCCTTTTCTGGTGGCTGGCTTGGGAAACCCCGGCGCCGAGTATGCGCAGACCCGTCACAACATCGGCTTTCAGGTGGTCGAGTGCCTGGCCCGGCGTTGGGGCTGCGGCTGGGAAGAATCCCGGCGCTTGCGGGCGCGGATGGCGCGGGCCGTGTTTGCCGGCCAGCGCGGCTGGTTGTGCGAGCCGCTGACCTATATGAACCTGAGCGGCGAGGCGGTCGGGGCGGCACTGGATTACTATCAAGTGCCCTTGACAAGGCTGCTGGTCATCGTGGACGATGCCGATTTGCCGCTGGGCGTCCTGCGGCTGCGGCCCGAGGGCAGCGCGGGCGGGCATCATGGACTGGAGTCCATCCAGTCCCGCCTGGGTTCAACGGCGTTTGCCCGGCTGCGGGTGGGGATTGGGCGCCAGGCCGGGCAGCCCCGCGAGCTGGCCAGCCATGTGCTGAGCCGGTTTGCGGCGGATGAAAAAGTGGTGGCCGACAAGGCTGTGGAACGGGCGGCCAGCCAGGTGGAATGCTGGCTGGCGCACGGCGTGCAGTCGGCCATGAATCAGTTTAACGGGCCGGTGGAACGGCCCTCAAGTCAGGAGAATGCGGAGTGA
- the rpsF gene encoding 30S ribosomal protein S6 yields MKKYEGLFILNMAGREEGVKEAIDKVVAEITAAGGKVETIQKMDKRNFARVRNRKVTSGFYVNIIFDAPEAAIAPLRAKFALNEEVFRVMFTAAPKVSAPVAPATA; encoded by the coding sequence GTGAAAAAGTACGAAGGTCTGTTTATTTTGAACATGGCGGGACGCGAAGAAGGCGTCAAGGAAGCCATTGACAAGGTCGTGGCGGAAATTACCGCCGCCGGCGGCAAGGTCGAAACCATCCAGAAGATGGACAAGCGCAACTTTGCCCGCGTGCGCAACCGCAAGGTCACCTCGGGCTTTTACGTCAACATCATCTTTGACGCCCCCGAGGCCGCCATTGCCCCGTTGCGCGCCAAGTTCGCCCTCAACGAAGAGGTCTTCCGGGTGATGTTCACCGCCGCGCCCAAAGTGTCGGCGCCGGTGGCCCCCGCCACGGCTTAG
- a CDS encoding single-stranded DNA-binding protein, which translates to MASYNKVLLIGNLTRDPELKYTPKGTAVARLGLAVNRRWRSESGEEKEEVTFVDIDAFGRQAEVLAQYLKKGRPLFVEGRLRLDTWEDKNTRQKRSQLRVVLEGFSFLDSGGRADAPANGNAGRPNAAPAAAPPAPPPPEDAPPLDDDDVPF; encoded by the coding sequence ATGGCCAGTTACAACAAAGTGTTGCTGATCGGGAACCTCACCCGGGACCCCGAACTCAAATACACCCCCAAAGGCACCGCCGTCGCCCGCCTCGGCCTGGCCGTCAACCGCCGCTGGCGCTCGGAGTCTGGCGAGGAAAAAGAAGAGGTCACCTTTGTGGACATTGACGCCTTTGGCCGGCAGGCGGAGGTGCTGGCCCAATACCTCAAAAAAGGGCGGCCCTTGTTTGTCGAGGGGCGGCTTCGCCTCGACACCTGGGAAGACAAAAACACCCGCCAGAAACGCTCCCAATTGCGCGTGGTCCTGGAAGGCTTCAGCTTCCTGGACAGCGGCGGCCGTGCCGACGCCCCCGCCAACGGCAATGCCGGCCGTCCTAACGCCGCCCCGGCCGCGGCGCCCCCCGCGCCGCCGCCGCCCGAGGACGCGCCCCCCCTCGACGACGACGATGTGCCTTTCTAA
- the rplI gene encoding 50S ribosomal protein L9, giving the protein MAKTEVILTSNIPGLGAESDQVKVAAGYARNFLFPQGLAIPLSAGNKKRLEALRRRRAEREAQEYNTMTELARSLQKLICIITVKTGEDGKMFGNVTSGTIADALKTQFDIALDRKKIHLEKPIHTLGEHEVEMRLHPEVRATLKIRVESATPPPTPAPESAAAEADKRDKKGERAGRKDKADKTDKAEKGPKPEKAEKAK; this is encoded by the coding sequence ATGGCTAAGACAGAAGTCATCCTCACCAGTAACATCCCCGGTCTGGGCGCTGAATCCGACCAGGTCAAAGTCGCCGCCGGTTATGCGCGTAATTTCCTCTTTCCTCAAGGGCTGGCAATCCCTCTGAGCGCCGGCAATAAAAAGCGGCTCGAGGCCCTCCGCCGCCGCCGCGCCGAGCGCGAAGCCCAAGAGTACAACACCATGACCGAGCTGGCCCGCAGCCTCCAGAAACTTATCTGCATCATCACCGTCAAAACCGGTGAGGACGGCAAAATGTTCGGCAACGTCACCAGCGGCACCATCGCCGATGCCCTCAAAACCCAGTTCGACATCGCCCTCGACCGCAAGAAAATCCATCTCGAAAAACCCATCCACACCCTCGGCGAGCACGAAGTCGAAATGCGCCTCCACCCCGAAGTCCGCGCCACCCTGAAAATCCGCGTCGAAAGCGCCACCCCGCCGCCCACCCCGGCGCCGGAATCCGCCGCCGCGGAGGCCGACAAGCGTGATAAGAAGGGGGAACGCGCCGGACGCAAGGACAAGGCCGACAAAACCGACAAAGCGGAAAAAGGCCCCAAGCCTGAAAAAGCCGAAAAAGCCAAGTAA
- a CDS encoding RNA polymerase sigma factor, producing MAEEAQLVQRCLQGDAQAWEELFARHYDPTCRFIFQLSHDLTREDVEEICQEVFLSVVRHLADFNGRSQLQTWIFRIAVNKTRDFVDKRLTAKRGGGQAPVSLSEADPETGLTLDLPAPAPGPDASLMAAEDATLVVEALRQLGDPCREIIELRYFADLRYEEIAAALHLNPKTVSSRLSKCLDKLAAVARKLFQQHSPPSPVQSTERHR from the coding sequence ATGGCTGAGGAAGCCCAATTGGTGCAGCGCTGCCTGCAGGGTGATGCCCAGGCATGGGAGGAATTGTTTGCCCGCCACTATGACCCCACCTGCCGCTTTATTTTCCAGCTCTCCCATGACCTCACCCGCGAAGACGTCGAGGAAATCTGCCAGGAAGTCTTCCTCTCGGTGGTCCGGCACCTGGCCGATTTCAACGGCCGCAGCCAGTTGCAAACGTGGATTTTTCGCATCGCCGTCAACAAAACCCGCGACTTCGTGGACAAGCGCCTCACCGCCAAACGCGGCGGCGGCCAGGCCCCGGTTTCCCTCAGCGAAGCAGACCCCGAAACCGGCCTGACCCTCGACCTCCCCGCCCCCGCGCCCGGCCCGGACGCCTCCCTCATGGCGGCGGAAGATGCCACCCTGGTGGTGGAAGCCCTCCGCCAACTGGGCGACCCCTGCCGCGAAATCATTGAGCTGCGCTACTTTGCCGATTTGCGGTACGAAGAAATTGCGGCCGCCCTCCACCTCAACCCCAAAACCGTCAGCTCACGCCTCAGCAAATGCCTGGACAAACTGGCCGCCGTGGCCCGCAAACTTTTTCAGCAGCATTCACCGCCGTCTCCCGTCCAATCCACTGAACGGCACCGCTAG
- a CDS encoding glycerate kinase, producing the protein MPLRVLIAPDKFKGTLTAAAAATAMAAGWRQARPQDEVRCLPISDGGDGFGEVLSSALGAVPMTLATVDAAHRPLTATWWWEPRQKTAIIESARIIGLALLPRGQFHPRQLDTYGLGAALRAAAEKGARRCLVGIGGSATNDAGFGLARSLGWTFWDAQEQPLESWTELARLERVAPPRRRLPLRITVAVDVQNRMLGPRGCTRIYGPQKGLGPADFAPAEAALRRLALVMQRARGRAFHREPGSGAAGGLGFGLMAFLQARLAPGFALLARQTRLAQALRWADVVLTGEGALDASSLMGKGVGELAQWCARRRLPCLGLAGVVKPSPRWRRWFAGTLGLTDLTTPEEAQARAAYWVTEGAARLAAQFSAGRTVKV; encoded by the coding sequence ATGCCCCTGCGTGTGCTCATCGCACCGGACAAGTTCAAAGGCACCTTGACCGCGGCGGCCGCCGCGACGGCCATGGCGGCAGGCTGGCGGCAGGCCCGGCCGCAAGACGAGGTGCGCTGCCTGCCCATCAGTGATGGGGGGGATGGATTTGGCGAGGTGCTCAGCTCCGCGCTGGGCGCGGTCCCCATGACGCTGGCGACGGTGGATGCGGCGCATCGGCCGCTGACGGCGACATGGTGGTGGGAGCCGCGGCAAAAAACCGCGATTATTGAATCAGCGCGGATTATCGGGCTGGCCTTGCTGCCGCGCGGCCAGTTTCATCCGCGCCAGTTGGACACTTATGGGCTGGGCGCGGCCCTGCGCGCCGCGGCGGAAAAAGGGGCGCGGCGCTGTCTGGTGGGGATTGGCGGCAGCGCCACCAATGACGCGGGTTTTGGACTGGCGCGGTCGCTGGGATGGACATTTTGGGATGCGCAGGAGCAGCCATTGGAATCGTGGACGGAGCTGGCGCGGCTGGAGCGGGTGGCGCCGCCGCGGCGGCGGCTGCCGTTGCGCATCACCGTGGCGGTGGATGTGCAAAACCGTATGCTCGGGCCGCGGGGATGCACGCGCATTTACGGGCCGCAAAAAGGTTTGGGGCCGGCCGATTTTGCGCCGGCGGAAGCGGCGCTGCGGCGGCTGGCGCTGGTGATGCAACGCGCGCGCGGGCGGGCGTTTCATCGCGAGCCGGGCAGCGGGGCGGCGGGGGGGCTGGGCTTCGGGTTGATGGCTTTTCTGCAGGCCCGGCTGGCGCCGGGTTTTGCGCTGCTGGCCCGGCAAACGCGCCTGGCACAAGCCCTGCGCTGGGCGGATGTGGTGCTTACCGGCGAGGGCGCGCTGGATGCTTCGTCGCTCATGGGCAAGGGCGTGGGCGAGCTGGCGCAGTGGTGTGCGCGGCGCCGCCTGCCCTGCCTGGGGCTGGCCGGGGTGGTGAAACCGTCCCCGCGCTGGCGGCGGTGGTTTGCGGGCACGCTGGGGCTGACGGATTTAACCACTCCGGAGGAGGCGCAGGCGCGCGCGGCGTATTGGGTGACGGAAGGCGCGGCCCGGCTGGCGGCTCAGTTTTCCGCCGGGCGCACGGTCAAAGTTTGA
- a CDS encoding MBL fold metallo-hydrolase, giving the protein MKITRFSRLIPCLLLCLALPGLAATAALQPVDAARFPQLFQWTDTCNVYVLREGDAALLIDLGDGSVLERLPDLGVRRVEWVLFTHHHREQCQGAPRLAGSQTQFAAPEAERELFEQPLNFRQLHVSLGDRFTVYGASYVRPPIQPIPLARAFRTNDTFTWRGHEFRCVATPGNSPGSMTYLLRQSGQWLAFSGDLMLAGARLHTWHDSEWDYGFGAGIRALRDSTARLEALSPALMLPAHGPLIPQPAPQLRAYQETLQRFEKLYLRGYDVGAADAHQDKISAPTAISNVVQISPHLFKFKRPGFWGNFVLILADTGRALVVDCGLLGEAMLDAALEGLRQHYGLKAVDAVIVTHIHGDHFLEAPHLRDRWGAQVWALDNMVDKMERPERYNYAAMIQAYGKKRPNGAVVRSVQVDRAFRPGEKFNWEGYRFTVDWMPGQTEFALCLHGFIDGRKVAFTGDNLFGDPDNPAHNGHEAVVAFNSAILEEGYIYAGEYLKRLQPDLLLGGHSFVMPRPAQLIERYRQWAYAMRDAYQGLSAEKDYRYLFDPFWVRAEPYRVSLPAGGHGDFQLHVRNFLRVPQRHRIAVHTPPGWSAEPAVLEGRLPGESRRAFPVRLHAGAATSPGAHLVAFDVTLDGQRYGQRFDALVEVTPHTPRTTPASEPH; this is encoded by the coding sequence ATGAAAATCACCCGCTTTTCTCGCCTCATCCCTTGCCTGCTGCTCTGCCTCGCCCTGCCGGGCCTGGCCGCCACCGCCGCACTCCAGCCGGTGGACGCGGCGCGTTTTCCCCAGCTCTTTCAGTGGACGGATACCTGCAACGTGTACGTGCTCCGCGAGGGCGACGCCGCGCTGTTGATTGACCTGGGCGACGGCTCGGTGCTCGAACGCCTGCCGGACCTCGGCGTGCGCCGCGTGGAATGGGTGCTCTTCACCCATCATCATCGCGAGCAATGCCAGGGCGCCCCCCGACTCGCAGGCAGCCAGACCCAATTCGCCGCGCCCGAGGCCGAGCGGGAATTGTTCGAGCAACCGCTGAACTTCCGCCAACTCCACGTCAGCCTGGGCGACCGCTTCACCGTCTATGGCGCCAGTTACGTGCGCCCCCCCATTCAACCCATCCCGCTGGCCCGCGCCTTCCGCACCAACGACACCTTTACCTGGCGCGGTCACGAATTCCGCTGCGTGGCCACCCCCGGCAACAGCCCCGGCAGCATGACCTACCTCCTCCGCCAGAGCGGCCAATGGCTGGCCTTCAGCGGGGATTTGATGCTGGCGGGCGCGCGCCTGCACACCTGGCACGACAGCGAATGGGACTACGGCTTCGGCGCCGGCATCCGCGCGTTGCGCGATTCCACCGCCCGCCTTGAAGCACTTTCCCCCGCCCTCATGCTGCCCGCCCACGGCCCGCTCATTCCGCAACCTGCCCCGCAACTGCGCGCTTATCAGGAAACCCTCCAGCGCTTTGAAAAATTATACCTGCGCGGTTATGACGTCGGCGCCGCCGATGCCCACCAGGACAAAATCAGCGCCCCCACCGCCATTTCCAACGTCGTGCAAATCTCGCCGCATCTCTTCAAATTCAAGCGCCCGGGCTTCTGGGGCAACTTCGTCCTGATTCTGGCCGACACCGGCCGCGCGCTGGTGGTGGACTGCGGCTTGTTGGGCGAAGCCATGTTGGACGCCGCCCTCGAGGGCCTGCGCCAGCATTACGGCCTCAAAGCCGTGGATGCCGTCATCGTCACCCACATCCACGGCGACCACTTTCTGGAGGCGCCGCATTTGCGCGACCGCTGGGGCGCCCAGGTCTGGGCGCTCGACAACATGGTGGACAAGATGGAGCGCCCCGAGCGGTACAACTACGCCGCCATGATTCAGGCCTACGGCAAAAAACGCCCCAATGGCGCCGTCGTCCGCAGCGTCCAAGTGGACCGCGCCTTCCGGCCGGGAGAAAAATTCAACTGGGAAGGCTACCGCTTTACCGTGGACTGGATGCCGGGACAAACCGAGTTTGCGCTCTGCCTCCACGGCTTCATTGACGGGCGCAAAGTGGCCTTCACCGGCGACAACCTCTTTGGCGATCCCGACAATCCCGCCCACAACGGCCACGAAGCCGTGGTGGCCTTCAACAGCGCCATTTTGGAAGAAGGTTATATCTACGCTGGTGAGTATTTGAAACGGTTGCAGCCCGATTTGCTGCTCGGCGGACACTCTTTCGTCATGCCCCGGCCCGCCCAGCTCATCGAGCGTTACCGCCAGTGGGCCTATGCCATGCGCGACGCCTATCAAGGCCTGAGCGCGGAAAAAGACTACCGCTACCTGTTCGACCCCTTCTGGGTCCGCGCCGAACCCTATCGCGTCTCCCTCCCGGCGGGCGGCCACGGCGATTTTCAACTGCACGTCCGCAACTTTCTGCGCGTCCCCCAGCGCCATCGGATTGCCGTGCATACACCGCCGGGATGGAGCGCCGAGCCGGCCGTGCTGGAAGGCCGGTTGCCCGGCGAGTCGCGGCGCGCCTTCCCCGTGCGCCTTCACGCGGGCGCCGCCACCTCGCCCGGCGCGCACCTCGTGGCCTTCGATGTCACCCTCGACGGCCAGCGGTACGGCCAGCGTTTTGATGCCCTGGTGGAAGTGACCCCCCACACCCCACGCACAACCCCGGCCAGCGAGCCACACTGA
- the recA gene encoding recombinase RecA produces the protein MAAKSADKTTAETKAASDAAKLQAARQRDLENAIATITKAYGDGAIMRLGEARADRQIEVIPTGALAVDLALGVGGIPRGRIVEIFGPESSGKTTLMLHVIANAQKAGGQAAFIDAEHALDPAYAKRLGVNLDELLVSQPDSGEEALSICETLARSNALDVIVVDSVAALVPKAELEGEMGMATMGMQARLMSQALRKLTAILAKARTTCVFTNQIREKVGVMFGNPETTPGGKALKFYASVRIDIRRRDSIKDPAGNVVGNHVKVKIVKNKVAPPFAEAEFDILFNHGINREGSILDVAIEQGVVEKKGAWLQFAGELIGQGREAAERALRENQALAQKIIEAIMAKRAQAQAAAETAGKTT, from the coding sequence ATGGCCGCCAAATCCGCCGATAAAACCACTGCTGAAACCAAAGCCGCCAGCGATGCCGCCAAGCTTCAGGCCGCCCGCCAGCGCGACCTGGAAAACGCCATCGCCACCATCACCAAGGCCTACGGCGACGGCGCCATCATGCGCCTGGGCGAAGCCCGCGCCGACCGCCAGATTGAAGTCATCCCCACCGGCGCGCTCGCCGTGGACCTGGCCCTGGGCGTGGGCGGCATTCCCCGCGGACGCATCGTCGAGATTTTTGGCCCGGAATCTTCCGGCAAAACCACCCTCATGCTGCACGTCATCGCCAACGCCCAAAAGGCCGGCGGCCAAGCCGCGTTCATTGACGCCGAACACGCCCTGGACCCCGCTTATGCCAAACGCCTGGGCGTGAATCTGGACGAGCTCCTCGTCTCCCAGCCCGACAGCGGCGAAGAAGCCCTCAGCATCTGCGAAACCCTCGCCCGCTCCAACGCCCTGGACGTCATCGTCGTGGACTCCGTCGCCGCTCTCGTCCCCAAGGCCGAACTGGAAGGCGAAATGGGCATGGCCACCATGGGCATGCAGGCCCGCCTCATGAGCCAGGCCCTCCGCAAACTCACCGCCATCCTCGCCAAGGCCCGCACCACCTGCGTCTTCACCAACCAAATCCGCGAAAAAGTCGGTGTCATGTTCGGCAATCCCGAAACCACCCCCGGCGGCAAAGCCCTCAAGTTTTACGCCAGCGTCCGCATTGACATCCGCCGCCGCGACAGCATCAAAGACCCCGCCGGCAACGTCGTCGGCAACCACGTCAAAGTCAAAATTGTCAAAAACAAGGTGGCCCCGCCCTTCGCCGAAGCCGAGTTCGACATTCTCTTCAATCACGGCATCAACCGCGAAGGCAGCATCCTCGATGTCGCCATTGAACAGGGCGTCGTCGAGAAAAAGGGCGCCTGGCTCCAATTCGCCGGCGAGCTTATCGGCCAGGGACGCGAAGCCGCCGAACGCGCCTTGCGCGAAAATCAGGCCCTGGCCCAGAAAATCATCGAGGCCATCATGGCCAAACGCGCCCAGGCCCAGGCGGCGGCCGAAACGGCCGGCAAAACCACCTAA
- a CDS encoding acylphosphatase: MKRERVRVYYSGRVQGVGFRYTVKSLTPGFEVCGTVRNLLDGRVELVAEGPRPELEAFLQAVRDSAVGRFIRHEAIEWLEARGDLRGFQITG, translated from the coding sequence ATGAAACGAGAACGTGTCAGAGTCTATTATTCCGGCCGGGTGCAGGGAGTGGGTTTCCGGTACACGGTAAAATCCCTGACGCCGGGTTTTGAAGTTTGTGGAACGGTACGAAATTTGCTTGATGGTCGGGTTGAACTCGTGGCTGAAGGGCCGCGCCCGGAACTGGAAGCTTTTTTGCAAGCGGTGCGGGACTCAGCCGTAGGCCGGTTTATCCGGCACGAGGCCATTGAATGGCTGGAAGCCAGGGGTGATTTGCGCGGATTCCAGATTACGGGATAA
- a CDS encoding metallophosphoesterase family protein: protein MTRYAIIADIHANLEAFKVVLEDIKAQNCTHVVCLGDVVGYGANPKECLDIVREMKIPCIKGNHDEMCSVDKNLEGFNPYAAEAIMWTRDQLTEDDRQWLRDLKYQRLIANFTIVHATLDLPHQWGYVFDKLMAAASFTYQNTPVCFFGHTHVPLAFIRDSVVRGGTYSKFKVEPGKKYFVNVGSIGQPRDNDPRAAYVVYDLDENTIELRRLEYDIPTAQKKILAAGLPARLAERLAYGK, encoded by the coding sequence ATGACCAGGTACGCGATTATTGCCGATATCCATGCCAACCTCGAGGCCTTCAAGGTCGTGTTGGAGGATATCAAGGCCCAGAATTGCACCCATGTGGTGTGCCTGGGGGATGTGGTCGGCTATGGCGCCAACCCCAAGGAGTGCCTCGACATCGTGCGCGAAATGAAAATCCCCTGCATCAAGGGCAACCACGATGAAATGTGCTCGGTGGACAAAAACCTCGAGGGCTTCAACCCCTACGCCGCCGAAGCCATCATGTGGACGCGCGACCAGCTCACCGAGGATGACCGCCAATGGCTGCGCGACCTCAAGTATCAGCGCCTCATCGCCAATTTCACCATCGTCCATGCCACCCTCGACCTGCCCCATCAATGGGGGTATGTGTTCGATAAACTAATGGCGGCCGCCAGTTTCACCTACCAGAACACGCCCGTCTGTTTCTTCGGCCATACCCATGTGCCCCTGGCCTTCATCCGCGACTCCGTCGTCCGCGGCGGCACCTATTCCAAGTTCAAGGTCGAGCCGGGCAAAAAATACTTTGTCAACGTCGGCAGCATCGGCCAGCCCCGCGACAACGACCCCCGCGCCGCCTACGTCGTGTACGACCTGGATGAAAACACCATCGAGCTGCGCCGCCTCGAATACGACATCCCCACCGCCCAGAAAAAAATCCTGGCCGCCGGTCTTCCCGCCCGCCTGGCCGAGCGCCTGGCCTACGGCAAATAA
- a CDS encoding DUF190 domain-containing protein, translating to MHLPKEAMLLRIFLGESDRHGARPLYEAIVLKAREMHLAGATVLRGSMGFGRSSRLHTAKILRLSMDLPLVIEIVDTEEKIQQLLPWLDEVMKGGLVTLEKVRVIDYRSDPDLSEPVSI from the coding sequence ATGCACCTGCCCAAAGAAGCGATGTTGTTGCGGATTTTTCTGGGGGAAAGCGACCGGCACGGCGCGCGTCCGCTCTACGAAGCCATTGTGTTGAAGGCGCGGGAAATGCATCTGGCGGGCGCCACGGTCTTGCGCGGCTCGATGGGGTTTGGCCGCTCCAGCCGGCTGCACACCGCCAAAATATTGCGGCTTTCGATGGATTTGCCGCTGGTGATTGAGATTGTGGACACGGAGGAAAAAATCCAGCAGTTGCTGCCGTGGCTGGACGAGGTGATGAAGGGCGGCCTGGTGACGCTGGAAAAAGTGCGGGTGATAGATTACCGCAGCGACCCGGACTTGTCCGAGCCAGTGAGCATTTGA
- the crcB gene encoding fluoride efflux transporter CrcB produces MNAVWIFIGGGLGSVARYWMSGWVASRVGEVFPWGTLLVNVSGSFLIGLLATVTDPDGRFWLGASVRQFLLLGFLGGYTTFSSFSWQTLTLMREGQWGWAAANAALSVVLCLAAVTAGYFVGMYINQKFS; encoded by the coding sequence ATGAATGCAGTGTGGATTTTTATTGGCGGCGGGCTGGGCAGCGTGGCCCGCTATTGGATGTCCGGCTGGGTGGCCAGCCGCGTGGGCGAGGTGTTCCCCTGGGGCACCCTGTTGGTGAATGTGAGCGGCAGTTTTCTGATTGGGCTGCTGGCCACCGTGACCGACCCGGATGGGCGGTTTTGGCTGGGGGCTTCGGTGCGGCAGTTTCTGCTGCTGGGATTCCTGGGGGGATACACCACCTTTTCCTCCTTTAGCTGGCAGACGTTGACCCTCATGCGGGAGGGGCAATGGGGCTGGGCGGCGGCTAACGCCGCTTTGTCGGTGGTGCTGTGCCTCGCGGCGGTGACGGCGGGGTATTTTGTGGGAATGTACATCAATCAAAAATTTTCCTGA
- the fabD gene encoding ACP S-malonyltransferase, whose product MSKTALVFAGQGAQVVGMGKDLAAQFPTAQAWFERANAALGYDLAAICFHGPEPELTKTENAQPGIFLVSWVALELLKERCPGLRFEATAGLSLGEFTALTAAGAMDFADGLRVVRQRGRFMQEACDATRGGMAAIIGLEEPECRQVCEAAGVSIANLNCPGQIVISGAAGQIERACELAKARGAKRALPLVVAGAYHSPLMASAQPKLQAELERIALRPPAVPVISNVTAQPHGAPEEIRQRLVEQVTASVRWEASMRYLLAQGFTRFIELGPGTALSGFMKRIDKSAQCLNVADVPSLEATVKALAG is encoded by the coding sequence ATGAGTAAAACTGCATTAGTGTTTGCTGGACAGGGCGCCCAAGTGGTGGGGATGGGCAAAGATTTGGCCGCGCAATTTCCCACTGCTCAGGCCTGGTTTGAGCGCGCCAACGCCGCGCTGGGTTATGATTTGGCCGCCATTTGCTTCCATGGCCCGGAGCCGGAGCTGACCAAGACCGAAAACGCCCAGCCGGGCATTTTTCTGGTGAGCTGGGTGGCGCTGGAGCTGCTGAAGGAGCGTTGCCCCGGCCTGCGCTTCGAGGCCACGGCCGGATTGTCGCTGGGTGAGTTCACCGCGCTGACGGCGGCGGGGGCGATGGATTTTGCGGATGGTTTGCGGGTGGTGCGCCAGCGGGGGCGGTTCATGCAGGAGGCGTGCGATGCCACGCGCGGCGGAATGGCGGCGATTATCGGGCTGGAAGAGCCGGAATGCCGGCAGGTCTGCGAGGCGGCGGGCGTGTCCATTGCCAATTTGAATTGTCCGGGCCAGATTGTGATTTCGGGCGCCGCTGGGCAAATCGAGCGGGCGTGCGAGCTGGCCAAGGCCCGCGGGGCCAAACGAGCGTTGCCGCTGGTGGTGGCGGGGGCCTATCACTCGCCCCTGATGGCGTCGGCCCAGCCCAAATTGCAGGCGGAGCTGGAGCGCATTGCCCTCCGCCCGCCGGCGGTGCCGGTCATCTCCAACGTGACCGCCCAGCCGCATGGCGCGCCGGAGGAAATCCGGCAGCGGCTGGTGGAACAAGTCACCGCGTCGGTGCGGTGGGAGGCCTCCATGCGCTACCTGCTGGCGCAAGGATTCACCCGGTTCATCGAATTGGGGCCGGGCACGGCGCTGAGCGGTTTCATGAAGCGCATTGACAAAAGCGCGCAGTGCCTGAATGTGGCCGATGTGCCGAGCCTGGAGGCCACGGTCAAGGCGCTGGCCGGGTAG